One Polynucleobacter sp. MWH-Spelu-300-X4 genomic window carries:
- the metG gene encoding methionine--tRNA ligase codes for MPMRRILVTSALPYANGQIHIGHLVEYIQTDIWVRFQRMRGHEVHYVGADDTHGTPIMLRAEKEGITPKELIANVWKEHKRDFDNFLVSFDNYYSTDSDENKVLSEEIYIKLRDAGLIEKRAIEQAYDPVKEMFLPDRFIKGECPKCGAKDQYGDSCEKCGATYAPTDLKNPFSVVSGATPIRKISDHYFFKLSDPRCEAFLREWTQVKTPLQAEAKNKMKEWVGEPGESKLGDWDISRDAPYFGFEIPDAPGKYFYVWLDAPIGYYASFSNLCKQKGLDFNEWIKPDTTTEQYHFIGKDILYFHTLFWPATLHFSGHRTPTNVFAHGFLTVDGEKMSKSRGTFITANSVIECGLNPEWLRYYFAAKLNASMEDLDLNLQDFTARVNSDLLGKYINIASRSAGFLVKRFNGLVDDAAMSHPLLTQLADASEEIANLYESREYAKALRTVMELADAVNAFVDTNKPWEIAKDPTREKELQTVCSVTLEAFRRLTLYLKPVIPEVAANVEKFFGIAPMAWADIKQSIHSQQAVNPYQHLMTRIDPALIDKLIAANQQ; via the coding sequence ATGCCTATGCGTCGAATTCTAGTTACCTCAGCCCTCCCCTACGCCAACGGCCAAATTCATATTGGTCATTTGGTGGAATATATACAAACCGACATTTGGGTTCGCTTCCAAAGAATGCGTGGACATGAAGTTCACTACGTTGGAGCAGATGATACTCATGGCACGCCGATTATGTTGCGGGCAGAAAAAGAAGGCATCACTCCTAAAGAACTAATTGCTAATGTCTGGAAAGAACATAAGAGAGACTTTGATAACTTCTTAGTATCTTTTGATAACTACTACTCAACCGATAGTGACGAGAACAAAGTTCTATCCGAAGAAATCTATATCAAACTAAGAGATGCTGGATTAATTGAGAAACGCGCCATTGAACAAGCTTACGACCCTGTCAAAGAAATGTTTTTGCCAGATCGCTTTATCAAAGGTGAATGTCCTAAATGTGGGGCAAAAGATCAATATGGTGATTCTTGCGAAAAATGTGGTGCTACTTACGCACCAACAGACTTGAAAAATCCATTCTCTGTTGTGAGCGGTGCCACGCCCATCCGAAAAATATCAGACCATTATTTCTTCAAACTCTCCGATCCACGTTGCGAAGCTTTCTTACGTGAATGGACTCAGGTAAAAACACCTTTGCAAGCCGAAGCCAAAAACAAAATGAAAGAATGGGTTGGCGAACCTGGCGAAAGCAAATTGGGCGACTGGGATATTTCTAGAGATGCGCCTTACTTTGGCTTCGAAATCCCCGATGCCCCAGGTAAATATTTTTATGTTTGGTTAGATGCTCCAATTGGTTATTACGCTAGCTTCTCTAATTTATGCAAACAAAAAGGCTTGGACTTTAACGAGTGGATTAAGCCTGATACAACTACCGAGCAGTATCACTTCATCGGCAAAGATATTCTTTATTTCCACACACTCTTTTGGCCAGCGACCTTACATTTTTCAGGACATCGCACACCAACCAACGTATTCGCACATGGCTTCTTAACAGTTGATGGCGAAAAGATGAGTAAATCTCGCGGCACCTTCATTACCGCCAACAGCGTGATTGAATGCGGCCTTAACCCAGAATGGTTACGCTATTACTTCGCGGCAAAATTAAATGCTTCTATGGAAGACTTGGATCTAAATCTTCAAGACTTTACTGCTCGCGTCAACAGTGATTTATTAGGTAAATATATCAATATTGCTAGCCGTAGCGCGGGCTTCCTAGTTAAACGCTTTAATGGTTTAGTCGATGATGCGGCAATGAGTCATCCACTCTTGACACAATTAGCTGATGCTAGCGAAGAGATTGCCAACTTATATGAAAGCCGCGAATACGCGAAAGCACTACGCACCGTGATGGAATTAGCCGATGCTGTTAACGCATTTGTTGATACCAATAAGCCATGGGAAATAGCCAAAGATCCAACTCGCGAAAAAGAATTGCAAACTGTTTGCAGCGTCACACTTGAGGCTTTTAGACGTTTAACGCTTTACCTTAAACCTGTGATTCCTGAAGTTGCTGCTAATGTTGAAAAATTTTTTGGTATCGCGCCAATGGCATGGGCTGATATCAAACAATCTATTCATAGTCAGCAAGCCGTCAACCCTTATCAACATTTAATGACCCGAATTGATCCGGCCTTAATTGATAAGTTAATCGCCGCCAACCAGCAATGA
- a CDS encoding DUF3460 family protein produces the protein MAHYKSNITLFLEELKATKPELEQSQQEGRALLWDKAPITPEEQKRNQMARVKQKAYVYQ, from the coding sequence ATGGCCCATTACAAATCAAATATCACCCTCTTTTTGGAAGAATTAAAGGCTACAAAGCCTGAATTAGAGCAATCTCAGCAAGAGGGCCGAGCCCTTTTATGGGATAAGGCTCCTATTACTCCAGAAGAGCAAAAACGCAACCAAATGGCTCGTGTTAAGCAAAAAGCGTACGTTTATCAATGA
- a CDS encoding SulP family inorganic anion transporter, whose protein sequence is MIHLARFRPKIVDAAKGYSSKHFVKDLSSGITVGVIALPLAIAFAIASGLKPEAGLISAVIGGFLISAFGGSKVQIGGPAGAFVVIVYGIVERYGVPNLILSTFLAGSLLFTMGLLRVGNLIRFIPVAIIIGFTSGIAVLIGLSQIRDAFGLEISKLSGDFFSQIHAFAVHANTANPYATLVCAGSLLIIILWPKIIAPLTKHWPWLNNIPGIIVALMTATVISKLLELPITTIGTRFGSIPNSLPTPTIPNLDWETAKYLFAPTLTIAILGAIESLLCARVADNLSDDKHNPNQELMGQGIANMIVPFFGGLPVTGTIARTATNAKAGAQSPISGIIHSIVILSIMVLAAPLAVDIPLAALAAILIYIAWNMFDIHEFKRLKQFNLTYRSVLLGTFFLTVIFDLTVAVEAGLVLACIFFIYRISSLTQIESIALPDHLIAADDLHLIDNNASRPTITAYKIYGSLFFGAIDKIENLYSSSHAVTKVPQVMILEMHQLINIDTSGIDSLKVLDKELKKSGGTLLVCAANEQPASLMTRSGFIQQIGEENSLPDLESAFERAREISLTQCKLSIGS, encoded by the coding sequence ATGATTCATTTAGCGCGTTTTCGACCCAAAATCGTTGACGCCGCTAAAGGCTACTCTAGCAAACATTTTGTTAAAGATTTAAGTAGCGGCATCACGGTTGGCGTGATTGCTTTACCGCTCGCCATTGCTTTTGCGATTGCTTCAGGTCTCAAACCTGAAGCAGGTTTAATTTCCGCAGTAATTGGTGGTTTTTTAATCTCAGCATTTGGTGGCAGCAAAGTTCAAATTGGAGGACCTGCCGGAGCATTTGTTGTCATCGTGTACGGCATTGTCGAGCGTTATGGTGTGCCTAATTTAATTCTGTCCACATTTTTAGCAGGCTCTTTACTGTTTACCATGGGCCTCTTAAGAGTCGGCAATCTTATTCGCTTCATCCCCGTAGCAATCATTATTGGCTTCACTAGTGGTATTGCGGTTCTAATTGGCCTGTCTCAAATACGTGATGCATTTGGCCTTGAAATCAGCAAACTGTCTGGTGATTTCTTTTCACAAATACATGCTTTCGCAGTTCATGCCAACACGGCCAACCCCTACGCCACACTAGTTTGCGCTGGCTCACTCTTAATCATCATTCTTTGGCCAAAAATCATTGCGCCTCTAACGAAACATTGGCCATGGCTTAACAATATTCCAGGAATCATTGTTGCCTTGATGACAGCAACTGTCATTAGTAAATTACTAGAGCTACCCATCACCACCATTGGCACACGTTTTGGCAGCATACCTAATAGCTTACCCACCCCAACCATTCCGAATTTAGATTGGGAAACAGCCAAATATCTATTTGCGCCAACATTAACAATCGCCATCCTAGGTGCGATTGAGTCACTGTTATGTGCTCGAGTAGCAGACAATCTTTCAGACGATAAACACAATCCTAATCAAGAACTCATGGGGCAAGGCATTGCCAATATGATCGTGCCATTTTTTGGCGGCCTGCCAGTCACGGGAACCATTGCAAGAACTGCCACAAACGCTAAGGCAGGCGCTCAGTCCCCGATATCAGGAATCATTCATTCCATCGTGATTCTATCGATCATGGTCTTAGCAGCGCCGTTAGCTGTTGATATTCCATTAGCGGCATTAGCAGCCATTTTGATTTATATCGCATGGAATATGTTTGATATCCATGAATTCAAACGCTTAAAACAATTTAATCTCACTTATCGCTCAGTTCTTTTGGGCACTTTCTTTTTAACAGTTATTTTTGATCTAACTGTGGCTGTTGAAGCGGGACTGGTTTTAGCCTGCATTTTCTTTATTTACCGTATCTCATCCTTAACTCAAATTGAGTCAATAGCGCTACCCGATCACTTAATAGCCGCTGACGACTTGCATCTTATTGACAACAACGCCTCTCGCCCGACGATCACTGCCTACAAAATTTATGGCTCTTTATTTTTTGGCGCCATCGACAAAATAGAAAATCTCTATAGCTCGTCCCATGCGGTGACAAAAGTTCCTCAAGTGATGATTTTGGAAATGCACCAACTAATTAATATTGATACCAGTGGCATTGACAGTCTTAAAGTCCTAGATAAAGAACTCAAAAAATCAGGAGGGACACTTTTAGTATGCGCGGCTAATGAGCAACCCGCCTCATTAATGACTAGAAGTGGCTTTATTCAGCAAATAGGCGAGGAAAACTCTCTTCCCGACCTAGAAAGCGCCTTTGAGCGGGCTCGGGAGATTAGTTTGACCCAATGTAAGCTTTCTATAGGAAGCTAG
- the apbC gene encoding iron-sulfur cluster carrier protein ApbC, with product MAVTVENIQNALQTVIDPNTGKDLVSTKSVKNIKINGADVSFEVVLGYPAKSQIDLIKKAVIEAVQKVPGVGNVDANVTMAIVAHAVQRGVKLLPNVKNIIAVSSGKGGVGKSTTAANLALALAAEGATVGVLDADIYGPSQPMMLGVRGRPETIVENTLEPLRAYGLQVMSIGFLIDADNPMVWRGPMATSAMEQLLQQTNWQDLDYLIVDMPPGTGDIQLTLSQKVPVTGAIVVTTPQDIALLDAKKGLKMFEKVGIPILGIVENMSIYVCPNCNHQEHIFGEGGGQKMCEQYGVDFLGSLPLNLSIREQADSGKPTVVAEPDSAISDIYKTIARKVAIQVAEMSKDMTSKFPNIVVKNT from the coding sequence GTGGCAGTAACCGTAGAAAATATCCAAAATGCGCTTCAAACCGTTATAGATCCTAATACCGGGAAAGATCTGGTCAGCACAAAATCAGTAAAAAACATCAAAATAAATGGTGCTGATGTGAGTTTTGAAGTGGTCTTGGGTTACCCAGCTAAGAGCCAAATTGACCTTATTAAGAAGGCGGTTATTGAAGCTGTTCAGAAGGTGCCTGGTGTTGGCAATGTTGATGCCAATGTCACGATGGCGATTGTGGCGCATGCGGTTCAACGTGGTGTGAAGCTCTTGCCTAACGTGAAAAACATTATTGCGGTTTCTAGTGGTAAAGGTGGGGTAGGTAAATCCACCACGGCTGCTAACTTGGCATTAGCTTTGGCCGCTGAGGGCGCAACAGTGGGAGTGTTGGATGCTGATATTTACGGTCCGAGCCAGCCAATGATGTTGGGCGTTCGTGGCCGTCCGGAAACAATAGTTGAAAATACTTTAGAGCCTTTAAGAGCTTATGGTCTACAGGTCATGTCGATTGGTTTCTTAATTGATGCTGATAATCCAATGGTCTGGCGCGGCCCAATGGCTACTTCTGCCATGGAACAATTATTGCAACAAACAAATTGGCAAGATTTGGACTATCTCATCGTTGATATGCCGCCAGGAACGGGGGATATTCAGTTAACGCTTTCTCAAAAAGTACCAGTAACGGGCGCCATTGTTGTAACAACACCTCAAGACATTGCATTACTTGATGCTAAAAAAGGTCTCAAGATGTTTGAGAAAGTGGGCATTCCTATTTTGGGTATCGTAGAAAACATGAGTATTTATGTTTGCCCTAATTGCAATCATCAAGAGCATATTTTTGGTGAGGGCGGTGGTCAAAAAATGTGTGAGCAATATGGTGTTGATTTCTTGGGTAGCTTGCCATTAAATCTTTCGATTCGCGAACAGGCAGACTCAGGTAAGCCGACGGTAGTCGCAGAGCCAGATAGTGCTATTAGTGATATTTATAAAACGATTGCTAGAAAAGTTGCGATTCAAGTTGCAGAGATGTCTAAAGATATGACAAGTAAGTTCCCTAACATTGTTGTGAAAAATACTTAG